Proteins from a genomic interval of Scomber scombrus chromosome 11, fScoSco1.1, whole genome shotgun sequence:
- the LOC133990461 gene encoding E3 ubiquitin-protein ligase MARCHF6-like, which produces MDTAEEADICRVCRSEGTQDKPLYHPCVCTGSIKFIHQECLLQWLKHSRKEYCELCKHRFAFTPIYSPDMPSRLPVQDIFAGLVTSIGTAIRYWFHYTLVAFAWLGVVPLTACRIYKCLFTGSVSSLLTLPLDMLSTQNLLADCLQGCFVVTCTLCAFISLVWLREQIVHGGAPQWLEQNPPPLVPNPPNGPAPANEGPGGNAAVNAQAAADAAAGQNPADPAPNGPAPANPHEAGDQANEAELDDDEEDDDGDDDEEEEDEEGREEDAADPNNGGQEDLNWNALEWDRAAEELTWERMLGLDGSLVFLEHVFWVVSLNTLFILVFAFCPYHIGHFSVVGLGCEDYVKASHFDGLITTILGYILLAGALIVCHALASLVKFQRSRRLLGVCYIVVKVSLLVVMEIGLFPLICGWWLDICSLEMFDATLKDREQSFDSAPGTTMFLHWLVGMVYVFYFASFILLLREVLRPGVLWFLRNLNDPDFNPVQEMIHLPIYRHLRRFILSVVVFGSIVLLMLWLPIRIIKVLFPNFLPYNVMLYSDAPVSELSLELLLLQVVLPALLEQGHTRQWLKRLVHAWTFTAGYMLDLHSYLLGEHEEDDNQPNNNPPGRHNNNNRIPGLGEGLHAAHQAILQQGGPIGFQPYHRPIKFPLKIVLLVVFMCVTLLLASLICLTLPVCVGRWLMSFWMGSAMVHELYTAASGLYVCWLSIRAGTVMLSWMPQGRMVIMIKAQEWTMMIVKTVVVAVLLAGVIPLLLGLLFELVIVAPLRVPLDQTPLFYPWQDWALGVLHAKIIAAITLMGPQWWLKTVIEQVYANGIRNIDLHFIIRRLAAPVISVLLLSLCVPYTISKGITPLLGVQPEMQTLVDRRIYPFLMMVVILLAILSFQIRQFKRLYEHIKNDKYLVGQRLVNYERKSGRSTSTSYSTSS; this is translated from the exons ATGGACACCGCGGAGGAAG CGGACATCTGTCGGGTGTGTCGGTCGGAGGGGACCCAGGACAAGCCGCTCTATCACCCCTGCGTCTGCACTGGCAGCATCAAGTTTATCCATCAGGAATG CCTGCTTCAGTGGTTGAAACACAGCAGAAAAGAATACTGTGAATTATGCAAACACCGATTTGCATTTACACCAA TCTACTCTCCAGACATGCCATCTCGCTTACCTGTGCAGGACATCTTTGCAGGGCTGGTCACCAGTATTGGAACAGCCATCAGATACTGGTTCCACTACACACTGGTGGCCTTTGCCTGGCTAGGCGTGGTGCCTCTAACAGCAT GTCGAATCTACAAGTGTTTATTTACCGGCTCTGTGAGCTCTCTCCTTACGCTGCCACTAGATATGCTTTCAAC ACAAAACCTGCTCGCCGACTGCCTCCAGGGCTGTTTTGTTGTCACCTGCACGCTGTGCGCCTTCATTAGTCTGGTGTGGCTCAGAGAGCAGATAGTCCATGGTGGTGCCCCTCAGTGGTTGGAGCAGAATCCTCCCCCTCTGGTTCCTAACCCACCAAACGGTCCTGCACCAGCTAATGAG GGTCCAGGTGGTAACGCTGCAGTCAACGCCCAGGCTGCTGCGGACGCTGCAGCAGGCCAGAACCCCGCAGACCCTGCCCCAAATGGGCCGGCACCCGCCAACCCACACGAAGCTGGAGACCAGGCAAATGAGGCTGAGCTCGATGACGACGAAGAGGATGACGACGGGGacgatgatgaagaggaggaggacgaggaaggCAGGGAAGAAGACGCCGCAGACCCCAATAACGGAGGACAAG AAGATTTGAACTGGAACGCTCTGGAGTGGGACCGCGCAGCAGAGGAGCTCACCTGGGAAAGG aTGCTGGGGCTGGATGGCTCTCTTGTTTTCTTA gAGCATGTCTTCTGGGTGGTGTCTCTCAACACACTCTTCATTCTGGTCTTCG CATTTTGCCCGTATCACATTGGCCATTTCTCAGTGGTTGGACTGGGTTGTGAGGATTAT GTCAAAGCTTCACACTTTGACGGTCTCATCACCACCATACTGGGGTACATCCTGCTGGCCGGAGCTCTCATAGTATGCCAT GCGTTGGCTTCATTAGTGAAGTTCCAGCGCTCCAGACGGCTCCTGGGCGTCTGCTACATTGTTGTCAAG GTGTCCTTGctggttgtcatggagatagGCTTGTTCCCACTGATTTGTGGTTGGTGGCTCGACATTTGCTCGCTG GAGATGTTTGACGCGACTCTGAAAGACAGGGAGCAGAGTTTCGACTCGGCCCCCGGAACCACCATGTTCCTCCACTGGCTGGTCGGCATGGTCTACGTCTTTTACTTCGCCTCCTTCATCCTTCTTCTCAGGGAG gtgctCCGGCCCGGTGTGCTCTGGTTCTTGAGGAACCTGAACGATCCAGACTTCAACCCAGTCCAAGAGATGATCCACCTTCCCATCTACAGACACCTTCGGAGGTTTATACTCTCTGTG GTGGTGTTTGGCTCCATAGTTCTGCTGATGCTTTGGCTTCCTATCAGGATCATCAAAGTGCTCTTCCCAAACTTCCTTCCCTACAACGTCATGCTTTACAG CGATGCTCCTGTTAGTGAGCTGTCGTTGgagctgctgctactgcagGTTGTGCTGCCGGCGCTGCTGGAACAGGGTCACACTCGCCAGTGGCTCAAACGGCTCGTCCACGCCTGGACATTCACCGCCGGATACATGCT TGACCTCCACTCCTACCTGCTGGGGGAACACGAAGAAGATGACAACCAACCAAACAACAACCCTCCCGGTCgccataacaacaacaacaggatcCCTGGTCTGGGGGAGGGGCTTCACGCCGCCCATCAGGCCATCTTGCAGCAGGGCGGTCCTATAGGTTTCCAGCCATACCACCGGCCCATCAAGTTCCCCCTCAAG ATAGTTCTGCTGGTTGTTTTCATGTGCGTGACGCTGCTGCTGGCGAGTCTGATCTGCCTCACGCTGCCAG tgTGCGTGGGCCGCTGGCTGATGTCGTTCTGGATGGGCAGCGCCATGGTTCACGAGCTGTACACTGCAGCCAGCGGGCTGTACGTCTGCTGGCTGTCCATCCGAGCCGGCACCGTGATGCTGTCCTGGATGCCACAGGGACGCATGGTCATCATGATCAAAGCTCAGGAGTGGACAATGATG ATCGTGAAGACGGTCGTGGTTGCTGTGCTGTTAGCCGGGGTGATTCCTCTGCTGTTGGGTCTGCTGTTTGAGCTGGTCATCGTTGCTCCTCTCAGAGTCCCGCTGGACCAGACACCTCTCTTCTACCCCTGGCAG gactGGGCCCTGGGCGTGCTTCATGCTAAAATCATTGCAGCCATCACACTGATGGGTCCTCAGTGGTGGCTCAAAACTGTCATCGAGCAG GTGTATGCTAACGGTATCCGAAACATCGACCTGCATTTCATCATTCGGAGGCTGGCTGCTCCGGTCATCAGcgtcctgctgctgtctctctgcgTGCCCTACACCATCTCTAAAGGCATAACGCCCCTGCTGG GTGTACAACCAGAGATGCAGACCCTCGTGGACAGGAGGATCTACCCTTTCCTGATGATGGTGGTCATACTGCTCGCCATTCTGTCCTTCCAGATCCGACAGTTCAAACGCCTCTACGAGCACATCAAAAATGACAA ATACCTGGTGGGACAGCGGCTGGTGAACTATGAACGTAAGTCAGGCAGGAGCACGTCCACCTCCTACAGCACCTCCTCGTAG